From Zhongshania aliphaticivorans, one genomic window encodes:
- a CDS encoding TonB-dependent receptor: MNTSTKLTLILLGLSQAAALNAQENPQSRRGLSIEEVLVTAQKREEGANDIPLAIATYTGEDLVALGVSDTTDLGKLLPGFSYADGGFNTPIYTLRGVGFNENSQTASATVGVYIDEFNLPFPIMTKGSNLDLARVEVLKGPQGTLYGRNTTGGAINYIANKPSDSLIYGGSVGYSSYETSEANGFISGPLSESVSARLALRAINSSEGWQRSRTRHPSSEAYNGKTGRNLGGEYQQFGYDTLGKVDKQSGRFSLSWLAADNIDISYHLDGWRDRSEPQALQVIAIESQNATLGAAGLHPEVADYPVNDKDTQDNRAADWPNAGMEFRLNDSFYSTGVRVAWTLSADLEAVFLGSLGRFESDGSFIPQSGVDTVNTERNVFATTDYYNLEWRLAGNAHPDVFWQLGVNYSEDDVAEFQRLHHETVSIIFPVDAPNGDGVAGLDNRSGFGGNQLAEVAAVFFHTEWALADDWTLSGGARYTDESRKFNGCGQDVNVGDEPGADQDSPGAQDEGVGLAGAFSGISLLQSPLAGYLPGTAEQGGCFTLDNETRQPGRYFGELSEDNVSGRLALDWRFAEDMLAFVALSRGFKSGSFPVINISDSVQFEPVTQEQLDALEIGGKLTLLDKTMQLNASVFDYRYKDKQLVTNFRDPVFGALPILRNAPKSAVRGAELDVKYTPIEGLYLSLAAAYLDTEVEEFVSGDSNGDEFDFAGKPFNYSPRWEYTLLLDYVLPVFERYELSLGIDYSYSGETNASLEQDERFFIDDYGLINARLGFGPAAGPWQLMLWGRNLGDEYYYNNVTNQLDTIGRYTGMPVTYGITLSWQP; encoded by the coding sequence GTGAACACGTCTACAAAATTGACTTTAATATTATTGGGTTTGTCCCAAGCCGCGGCCCTTAACGCCCAAGAAAATCCCCAGAGTCGGCGGGGCTTAAGCATAGAAGAAGTTCTGGTTACGGCGCAAAAGCGTGAGGAGGGTGCCAATGACATCCCCTTGGCCATTGCCACCTATACCGGCGAAGACCTCGTTGCACTCGGGGTCAGCGATACCACGGATCTTGGTAAATTACTGCCGGGCTTCTCATACGCCGATGGCGGTTTTAACACCCCAATTTATACCCTGCGGGGGGTCGGCTTTAATGAAAATAGCCAAACCGCCAGCGCGACGGTGGGGGTTTATATTGATGAATTTAATTTGCCCTTCCCGATTATGACTAAGGGCAGTAATTTGGACCTTGCGCGGGTAGAGGTGCTAAAAGGCCCTCAAGGCACGCTTTACGGCCGCAATACCACCGGTGGCGCGATAAATTATATTGCCAATAAGCCCAGTGATAGTTTGATTTATGGCGGCAGTGTGGGCTACAGCAGCTATGAAACCAGTGAAGCCAATGGCTTTATTAGTGGGCCGCTGTCTGAGAGCGTTAGTGCACGTCTGGCGCTGCGCGCCATTAATAGCAGTGAAGGTTGGCAGCGCAGCCGTACCCGCCACCCTAGCAGTGAAGCCTACAACGGCAAAACTGGGCGGAATTTAGGCGGTGAGTATCAGCAGTTTGGCTACGATACCTTGGGTAAAGTCGACAAGCAGAGCGGGCGTTTTTCGCTGAGCTGGTTAGCCGCCGACAATATTGATATTAGCTATCACCTCGACGGTTGGCGCGATCGCTCCGAGCCTCAGGCCTTGCAAGTGATTGCCATTGAATCTCAGAACGCGACCTTGGGCGCGGCTGGCCTGCACCCAGAGGTGGCAGATTATCCCGTTAATGATAAAGACACCCAAGACAATCGCGCCGCTGATTGGCCAAATGCCGGTATGGAATTTCGCTTAAACGACAGCTTTTACTCCACCGGTGTGCGCGTGGCCTGGACTTTGTCAGCGGACCTCGAAGCGGTGTTTTTGGGCTCACTCGGCCGTTTTGAATCTGATGGCAGCTTTATTCCCCAGTCTGGTGTCGACACGGTGAATACCGAGCGCAATGTGTTTGCGACCACTGATTATTACAATTTGGAGTGGCGCTTGGCGGGCAACGCGCACCCCGACGTATTCTGGCAGCTCGGTGTTAATTACAGCGAAGATGATGTCGCTGAATTTCAGCGCCTGCATCACGAGACGGTGAGTATTATTTTCCCCGTTGACGCGCCGAACGGCGACGGTGTGGCGGGGCTGGATAATCGATCGGGCTTTGGCGGCAATCAGCTTGCCGAAGTGGCGGCGGTGTTTTTTCACACCGAGTGGGCCCTGGCCGATGATTGGACCTTAAGCGGTGGCGCGCGTTACACCGACGAGTCCCGTAAGTTTAATGGCTGCGGTCAGGACGTTAACGTTGGCGATGAGCCCGGCGCTGACCAAGATTCACCCGGCGCGCAAGACGAAGGTGTCGGCTTGGCCGGGGCCTTTAGCGGGATTAGTTTACTGCAATCGCCGCTGGCCGGTTATCTGCCCGGCACGGCGGAACAAGGTGGCTGCTTTACCTTGGACAATGAAACTCGCCAGCCTGGTCGTTACTTTGGAGAGTTGAGTGAAGACAATGTGTCTGGGCGCCTTGCGCTCGATTGGCGCTTTGCCGAAGACATGTTGGCTTTTGTCGCGCTGAGTCGCGGCTTTAAATCGGGTAGCTTTCCGGTGATTAATATCTCGGATTCGGTGCAGTTTGAACCCGTTACCCAAGAGCAGCTCGACGCCTTGGAGATCGGCGGTAAATTGACCTTGCTCGACAAAACCATGCAGCTCAATGCCTCGGTATTTGATTACCGCTATAAAGATAAGCAGTTGGTGACCAACTTCCGCGACCCAGTCTTTGGCGCGCTGCCGATTTTGCGCAATGCCCCCAAGTCTGCCGTGCGCGGCGCTGAGTTGGACGTGAAATACACGCCGATCGAAGGCTTGTATTTGTCCCTCGCGGCGGCGTATTTAGACACTGAAGTTGAAGAGTTTGTCAGCGGCGACAGCAATGGCGATGAGTTCGACTTTGCTGGCAAGCCCTTTAATTACAGTCCGCGCTGGGAATACACTCTGCTATTAGATTATGTGCTGCCCGTCTTTGAGCGCTATGAGCTGTCGCTGGGTATTGATTACAGCTATAGCGGTGAAACCAATGCTTCGCTGGAACAGGACGAACGCTTTTTCATTGATGATTACGGCCTGATTAATGCGCGGCTTGGCTTTGGGCCAGCGGCGGGCCCTTGGCAGCTCATGCTGTGGGGTCGCAACCTCGGCGACGAGTACTATTATAATAATGTCACCAATCAGCTCGATACCATCGGTCGCTACACCGGTATGCCGGTGACCTACGGTATTACACTGTCTTGGCAGCCTTAA
- a CDS encoding mechanosensitive ion channel family protein, giving the protein MTLGTLLAGCVVVGIAWAASRVLRGSLRSVAQRRAAFSSSTLYTIERLIHYVVLIVGVFVALSVIGIDLSKLALVASALSVGIGFGLQAIFSNFVSGLIILVERSLKVGDYVQLESGVVGVVAEITVRATIITTLENAEVIVPNSEFVNGKVTNWTHTNNYCRMRIPFGVAYGTNKERMREVVLDAIKELPQTLLDFPGRAPTVIMKAFGDSSLDFELLVWVKPEYAAQQSGTRSAFLWAIDSALVAAGIVVPFPQRDLHIVSGLHHGSGPTSGADPSFSATPD; this is encoded by the coding sequence GTGACGCTGGGGACCTTGCTCGCGGGTTGTGTGGTGGTCGGTATTGCATGGGCGGCTTCGCGAGTGTTGCGGGGTAGTTTGCGCTCAGTTGCCCAACGCCGCGCGGCGTTTTCCAGCAGCACCCTCTATACCATTGAACGTCTAATCCATTACGTGGTCTTGATCGTAGGGGTGTTTGTTGCCCTGTCGGTAATCGGTATTGATTTGAGCAAGCTAGCGCTCGTGGCCTCGGCGCTGTCGGTGGGTATCGGCTTCGGTCTGCAAGCCATATTCAGTAATTTTGTATCGGGGCTGATTATTTTGGTTGAACGTTCACTGAAGGTGGGTGATTACGTGCAATTGGAAAGTGGTGTGGTTGGCGTGGTGGCGGAAATCACGGTTAGGGCAACGATTATTACTACCTTGGAAAATGCCGAGGTTATTGTCCCTAATTCCGAATTTGTAAACGGCAAGGTCACCAATTGGACGCACACCAATAATTACTGTCGCATGCGAATTCCATTTGGTGTGGCATACGGTACGAATAAAGAGCGCATGCGAGAGGTAGTGCTAGACGCGATAAAGGAATTACCGCAAACCTTGTTGGATTTTCCAGGACGCGCGCCCACGGTAATTATGAAGGCGTTTGGCGATTCCAGTTTAGATTTTGAATTACTGGTTTGGGTTAAACCAGAATACGCTGCTCAGCAGAGTGGCACGCGTTCCGCATTTTTGTGGGCAATAGACAGCGCGCTGGTCGCGGCGGGCATTGTGGTGCCGTTTCCCCAGCGGGATTTGCATATTGTGTCGGGCTTGCATCATGGCTCAGGGCCTACATCAGGCGCCGATCCAAGTTTTAGTGCAACACCAGATTAG
- a CDS encoding acyl-CoA dehydrogenase, whose product MASVLSVFAFILLVLVVFYRRVSAHSGAVVIALGWLLLGLSSPIFLHPLSLLILFAVLAVLLFKPLRVRVLSAPAMAALKKMMPPMSDTEREALDAGTTWWEKELFSGRPDWAVFEDIELSELSAEEQAFIDGETEALCAMLSDWKIHHETKDLPPEVWQFIKDKGFLGLIIPPAYGGLGFSPYAQSRVVSKIASRSTVAAVTVMVPNSLGPGELLLKYGSEEQKDFWLPRLAKGEELPCFGLTSPEAGSDAGAIPDTGVVCEQDYEGKRVLGVKLNFSKRWITLAPVATVVGLAFRLSDPDGLIGDEVERGISCALVPATLPGVEIGRRHNPGSAFMNGPITGVDVFIPMDMLIGGQEYIGQGWRMLVECLGAGRGVSLPALSTAGGEMGYLLVGAFARIRRQFGISVGKFEGVQEASAEIAASAYMLEAYRALVTRALDDGAPSVLTAMAKYHATEKLRGVVNHSMDILGGRGIQMGPRNFMALVYQTVPIAITVEGANILTRSMIIFGQGAMRCHPYLADELAALSDESADALPRFDALLMGHLGHTAEVFSRGILQGLSGGFLGKPKCGNSELSARWYRHINRYSAVFAASADIALLTLGGDLKRRELLSARLGDVHSQLVIACALLKFHDAQTPDEANELHAEYALKQCFIAMNTALAAFYRNLPIRGLGAILKAVFFPWGLPQWTPSDDEIRALGELIMQPSSVRNLLADKVYISADPHDAQGRIHYTYQLLVAVEKDYEHFLSLDKQGDLAGDSTAEKVASAVASGAFNQAQADAIIAYDDCRYDSLLTDAFDPTLADIDVRPLRPEC is encoded by the coding sequence ATGGCCAGTGTACTCAGCGTTTTCGCATTTATTTTATTAGTGTTAGTTGTCTTTTATCGGCGTGTGTCAGCACACAGTGGTGCAGTAGTCATAGCCTTGGGGTGGCTACTGTTAGGCTTGAGTAGCCCGATATTTCTGCACCCCCTGAGTCTTTTAATACTCTTTGCTGTCTTAGCCGTGCTGTTGTTTAAGCCACTGCGGGTACGAGTTTTATCTGCCCCAGCGATGGCCGCACTCAAAAAAATGATGCCTCCCATGAGCGACACCGAGCGTGAAGCGCTGGATGCCGGCACCACGTGGTGGGAGAAAGAGCTCTTTTCTGGCCGACCTGATTGGGCTGTGTTTGAAGACATTGAACTGTCTGAACTCAGCGCTGAAGAGCAGGCTTTTATCGACGGCGAAACTGAGGCCCTGTGCGCCATGCTGTCGGACTGGAAAATTCATCACGAGACCAAAGATTTGCCCCCAGAGGTTTGGCAATTCATTAAAGACAAAGGCTTTTTGGGGCTGATTATTCCCCCTGCTTACGGTGGCTTAGGCTTTAGTCCTTATGCCCAAAGCCGGGTGGTAAGTAAAATTGCGAGTCGCTCAACCGTGGCGGCGGTGACTGTAATGGTGCCCAATTCGTTGGGGCCGGGTGAATTACTGCTGAAATACGGCAGTGAGGAACAAAAAGATTTTTGGTTGCCGCGCTTAGCCAAGGGTGAAGAATTACCTTGTTTTGGCCTTACCAGCCCTGAAGCCGGTTCGGACGCCGGTGCTATTCCCGATACCGGCGTAGTCTGCGAACAAGATTACGAAGGCAAGCGGGTGCTCGGCGTTAAATTAAACTTCTCTAAACGCTGGATTACCCTCGCGCCGGTTGCCACGGTGGTGGGGCTGGCCTTTAGGCTTAGCGACCCCGACGGACTGATCGGCGATGAGGTCGAGCGCGGTATTAGCTGTGCCTTGGTGCCCGCGACCTTGCCGGGGGTGGAAATTGGTCGGCGTCATAATCCTGGCTCAGCCTTTATGAATGGCCCAATTACCGGTGTCGATGTGTTTATTCCCATGGACATGCTGATTGGTGGCCAAGAATACATTGGTCAAGGCTGGCGGATGTTGGTGGAATGTTTGGGCGCTGGCCGTGGGGTGTCGCTGCCAGCGCTGTCGACGGCAGGCGGTGAAATGGGCTATCTGCTGGTGGGCGCCTTTGCCCGTATCCGTCGCCAGTTTGGAATTTCTGTTGGTAAGTTTGAAGGGGTGCAAGAGGCCAGCGCCGAGATTGCGGCGTCGGCGTATATGCTTGAGGCCTATCGCGCCCTCGTTACCCGCGCGCTAGACGATGGCGCCCCGTCGGTGTTGACCGCCATGGCAAAATACCACGCCACTGAAAAGCTGCGGGGCGTCGTTAATCACAGCATGGATATTCTTGGTGGTCGCGGTATTCAAATGGGGCCGCGCAATTTTATGGCCTTGGTCTACCAAACTGTGCCAATTGCCATCACGGTTGAAGGCGCGAATATTCTGACGCGGTCCATGATTATCTTTGGTCAGGGCGCAATGCGCTGTCACCCCTATTTAGCCGATGAATTAGCGGCGCTCAGTGATGAGTCTGCAGACGCCTTGCCGCGTTTTGATGCTTTGTTAATGGGCCATCTTGGCCACACTGCCGAGGTGTTTAGTCGCGGGATTTTACAGGGTCTTAGCGGTGGCTTTTTGGGCAAACCCAAATGCGGTAATAGCGAATTGTCGGCACGCTGGTATCGTCATATCAATCGCTACAGCGCCGTATTTGCGGCGAGCGCGGATATTGCGCTACTGACCTTGGGTGGCGATTTGAAACGCCGCGAATTATTGTCGGCGCGTTTGGGTGATGTGCACAGCCAGTTGGTGATTGCCTGTGCGTTGCTTAAGTTTCACGACGCCCAAACTCCAGATGAAGCTAATGAGCTACACGCAGAATATGCCTTAAAGCAGTGCTTTATTGCAATGAACACGGCCTTGGCGGCGTTTTATCGCAATCTGCCTATTAGAGGCTTGGGTGCAATATTAAAGGCGGTGTTTTTCCCTTGGGGGCTGCCGCAGTGGACGCCGTCAGACGACGAGATTCGTGCGCTGGGTGAGTTAATTATGCAGCCGAGTTCGGTGCGCAATTTATTGGCGGACAAGGTTTATATCAGTGCTGATCCGCACGATGCCCAGGGCCGAATTCATTACACTTACCAGCTTTTGGTCGCAGTAGAAAAAGATTACGAACATTTTCTTAGCCTAGACAAGCAGGGCGATTTAGCTGGCGATTCTACCGCGGAGAAAGTGGCCAGTGCAGTGGCAAGTGGTGCTTTTAATCAAGCGCAGGCCGATGCCATTATTGCCTATGATGACTGCCGCTATGACAGTTTATTAACGGACGCTTTTGATCCGACATTGGCCGATATCGATGTTCGTCCACTTCGGCCAGAGTGCTAG
- a CDS encoding putative signal transducing protein has protein sequence MKKIFTDPNLSLVANAANVLAVAGLTTELRNAYAGGASGGLAFTDVWPELWVATYSVAAAEALLADLSKDDDREWQCPRCKEHNGVSFKLCWQCGSPQS, from the coding sequence GTGAAAAAAATCTTTACCGATCCTAATTTAAGCTTGGTTGCCAATGCCGCAAATGTTTTAGCAGTGGCAGGGCTGACAACGGAATTGCGCAATGCCTATGCTGGCGGTGCTAGCGGTGGTTTGGCCTTTACCGATGTGTGGCCAGAACTGTGGGTGGCCACTTACAGTGTCGCTGCGGCAGAGGCGCTATTGGCCGATTTAAGCAAAGATGACGATCGTGAATGGCAGTGCCCACGCTGTAAAGAACACAATGGCGTCAGTTTTAAACTGTGTTGGCAGTGCGGTTCGCCGCAAAGCTAA
- the ilvD gene encoding dihydroxy-acid dehydratase gives MPVYRSKTTTAGRNMAGARALWRATGMKDGDFEKPIIAVVNSFTQFVPGHVHLKDMGQLVAREIEEAGGVAKEFNTIAVDDGIAMGHDGMLYSLPSRDIIADSVEYMVNAHCADAMVCISNCDKITPGMLNAALRLNIPVIFVSGGPMEAGKTKLSEHKLDLVDAMVIAVDDSASDEKVAEYERSACPTCGSCSGMFTANSMNCLTEALGLSLPGNGSMLATHADRKKLFLEAGRRIVELSRRHYEEDDYSVLPRNIASYSAFSNAMALDIAMGGSTNTILHLLAAAQEAELDFTLKDIDALSRKVPQLCKVAPNTPLYHMEDVHRAGGVMAILGELDRAELLDTSLPTVHASTMAAALAQWDIMSTDNDAVKNFFKAGPAGIPTQTAFSQDTRWSSLDADRENGCIRNLEHAFSLEGGLAVLYGNIAVDGCVVKTSGVDESILVFEGPAHICESQEGAVDDILNDRVKAGDVVIVRYEGPKGGPGMQEMLYPTSYIKSKGLGKVCALLTDGRFSGGTSGLSIGHASPEAAAGGAIGLVEQGDIIRIDIPNRGINVLVDEAELNKRRKAMDAKGADGWKPVKERPRKVSAALKAYAKMVTSADKGAVRDISQL, from the coding sequence ATGCCTGTATATCGCTCTAAGACTACCACCGCTGGCCGCAATATGGCGGGTGCCCGCGCACTGTGGCGCGCCACCGGCATGAAAGACGGCGACTTTGAAAAGCCGATTATTGCGGTAGTGAACTCCTTCACTCAATTTGTACCCGGTCACGTCCACCTCAAGGACATGGGACAGTTGGTTGCCCGCGAAATTGAAGAAGCTGGCGGCGTCGCCAAAGAATTTAATACCATTGCCGTTGATGACGGGATTGCCATGGGCCACGACGGCATGCTCTACAGCCTGCCGAGTCGCGACATTATTGCCGACTCCGTGGAATATATGGTCAATGCCCACTGCGCCGACGCTATGGTGTGTATCTCAAACTGCGACAAAATCACCCCCGGCATGCTCAATGCGGCCCTGCGCCTAAATATTCCCGTAATATTTGTGTCCGGTGGCCCCATGGAAGCGGGTAAAACCAAGCTGTCTGAGCATAAACTCGATTTAGTCGACGCCATGGTCATCGCGGTCGACGACAGCGCTTCCGATGAGAAGGTCGCTGAATACGAGCGCTCAGCCTGCCCAACGTGTGGCTCCTGCTCGGGCATGTTTACCGCCAACTCGATGAACTGTCTGACTGAGGCGCTAGGTCTGTCCTTGCCTGGCAACGGTTCAATGCTGGCCACCCACGCTGACCGCAAAAAACTGTTTTTAGAAGCAGGTCGCCGAATTGTTGAATTATCTCGTCGGCATTACGAAGAAGACGATTACAGCGTACTGCCCCGCAATATCGCCTCCTACAGTGCCTTCAGCAATGCCATGGCGCTAGACATTGCCATGGGCGGCTCCACCAATACTATATTGCATTTATTGGCCGCCGCGCAGGAAGCTGAGCTGGATTTCACGCTTAAAGATATCGACGCGCTGTCGCGAAAAGTCCCCCAGCTGTGCAAGGTTGCACCGAATACGCCGCTGTATCATATGGAAGACGTTCACCGCGCTGGTGGCGTCATGGCGATATTAGGTGAACTTGATCGCGCCGAATTATTGGATACGAGCCTGCCAACTGTACACGCCAGCACTATGGCTGCGGCCTTGGCCCAGTGGGACATCATGAGCACCGATAACGACGCGGTGAAGAACTTCTTTAAAGCTGGCCCGGCGGGTATTCCCACCCAAACCGCGTTCAGCCAAGACACCCGCTGGAGTTCACTGGACGCCGACCGTGAAAACGGCTGTATCCGCAATCTAGAGCACGCCTTCTCACTAGAAGGCGGCTTGGCCGTACTCTATGGCAATATTGCGGTAGACGGCTGTGTGGTAAAAACGTCGGGCGTAGATGAAAGCATTCTGGTATTTGAAGGCCCAGCCCATATCTGCGAAAGCCAAGAAGGCGCGGTAGACGATATCTTAAATGACCGCGTAAAAGCGGGCGACGTGGTTATTGTGCGCTACGAAGGCCCCAAGGGTGGCCCCGGTATGCAGGAAATGCTCTATCCTACGAGTTATATTAAGTCTAAGGGTTTGGGTAAGGTCTGCGCGCTCCTCACCGACGGCCGTTTCTCGGGCGGTACTTCTGGCCTGTCTATTGGTCACGCTTCACCCGAAGCCGCTGCCGGCGGCGCAATTGGCCTGGTTGAGCAAGGCGATATTATCCGTATCGACATACCTAACCGCGGCATCAATGTACTGGTAGACGAAGCCGAGCTTAATAAACGCCGCAAAGCCATGGACGCCAAAGGCGCCGACGGCTGGAAGCCCGTGAAAGAACGCCCACGCAAAGTATCTGCTGCCTTAAAGGCTTACGCTAAAATGGTAACCAGTGCTGACAAGGGTGCGGTGCGGGATATTAGCCAGCTGTAA
- a CDS encoding mechanosensitive ion channel family protein — protein MDDALDAVVSVAPNWLGQWGPFAVVMGLLFATWLFTRKVFAVQKSHGADTRYREQGTRLAFRLSGLLLAISTIPMNGELRGQLLSLVGLLMSAAIALSSTSVMGNLMAGFMLRTVNSFRAGDYIEFRGELGRVSQRGLLHVEFQNETSELVTVPNLLLVQEPYNVVRASGTVVSAEVSLGYDVDRRDIETALLSAIEAAELENGFVQIRNLGDFSVNYRASGWLKEAALLVSARSRLRGKILDALHDAGIEIVSPNFMNQRPLPADLKFIPKRKVTRQPDEDRSGHAEEILFSKAEVASAVEQLQGKIKKLKDQLNAEPVEGEEAPDRDELKTALGLLTEELEQARELAKAEVARDKGNHEEEDESTDEPAQAEEQPPKLKT, from the coding sequence ATGGATGATGCTTTAGACGCAGTCGTTAGCGTAGCGCCGAATTGGCTGGGCCAGTGGGGGCCGTTTGCGGTGGTGATGGGCTTATTATTCGCCACCTGGCTTTTCACCCGCAAGGTGTTTGCGGTGCAGAAAAGTCATGGCGCTGACACGCGTTATCGGGAGCAGGGCACGCGCTTGGCCTTTCGGCTGAGTGGCTTGCTGCTGGCAATAAGCACGATTCCAATGAACGGTGAGCTGCGCGGCCAACTCTTGAGTTTGGTGGGTTTGTTAATGAGTGCCGCGATCGCGCTGTCGTCGACTTCGGTGATGGGCAATTTAATGGCGGGCTTTATGCTGCGCACGGTGAATAGTTTCCGGGCTGGCGATTATATTGAGTTTCGCGGTGAGTTGGGGCGGGTGTCGCAGCGCGGTTTACTGCATGTGGAATTTCAGAATGAAACCAGCGAGCTAGTCACGGTACCTAATTTGTTGCTGGTGCAAGAGCCCTACAATGTGGTGCGGGCATCGGGCACGGTGGTGTCGGCAGAGGTGTCGCTGGGTTATGACGTTGACCGACGTGATATCGAAACGGCCCTGTTGAGCGCAATTGAAGCGGCAGAATTGGAAAATGGTTTTGTCCAAATTCGCAATCTTGGTGATTTCTCGGTGAATTATCGCGCCAGTGGCTGGCTTAAAGAAGCGGCATTACTGGTCAGCGCGCGCTCGCGTTTGCGCGGCAAAATACTAGACGCACTGCATGATGCGGGCATCGAAATCGTGTCGCCGAACTTTATGAATCAGCGACCATTGCCTGCAGATTTAAAATTTATTCCTAAGCGTAAAGTGACGCGGCAACCAGACGAGGATCGCAGTGGGCACGCTGAAGAGATCTTGTTCAGCAAAGCCGAGGTGGCCAGCGCCGTCGAGCAATTACAGGGCAAAATTAAAAAGCTCAAAGACCAGTTGAACGCCGAGCCGGTTGAGGGCGAGGAGGCGCCTGATCGCGATGAACTAAAGACGGCCCTCGGTCTGTTGACCGAGGAGCTTGAGCAGGCGCGGGAATTGGCCAAGGCGGAAGTCGCACGGGATAAGGGCAACCACGAAGAGGAAGATGAAAGCACTGACGAGCCAGCTCAGGCAGAAGAGCAGCCGCCCAAGCTTAAGACTTAG
- a CDS encoding NUDIX domain-containing protein — translation MNFCPQCASPIAELLIDSEIRKGCPDTQCGFVLWNNPVPVIAMIVEVEGGVVMAHNVNWPKSFYSIITGFLEAGEDPEECARRETMEELNLHALETTLIGAYPFAQQNQVIIAYHVRAAGEIKLNHELDDYKIVPPAEIKPWPMGTGLALTAWLKQHGLSPKS, via the coding sequence ATGAATTTTTGTCCCCAATGCGCCAGCCCCATCGCCGAGCTATTAATCGACAGTGAGATTCGCAAAGGCTGCCCAGACACCCAATGTGGTTTTGTGCTGTGGAACAATCCCGTGCCCGTGATTGCTATGATTGTGGAGGTTGAGGGCGGCGTGGTGATGGCCCACAACGTCAATTGGCCAAAAAGTTTTTACTCTATTATTACTGGCTTTCTCGAAGCGGGCGAAGACCCCGAAGAATGCGCTCGCAGAGAAACCATGGAAGAGCTAAACCTCCATGCGCTAGAAACCACGCTAATTGGCGCCTACCCTTTTGCCCAGCAAAATCAGGTGATTATTGCCTACCATGTGCGCGCTGCTGGCGAGATCAAGCTCAATCACGAACTTGATGACTATAAAATAGTGCCGCCAGCCGAGATCAAACCCTGGCCAATGGGCACCGGACTCGCGCTAACAGCCTGGTTAAAGCAGCACGGCCTGAGCCCTAAGTCTTAA
- a CDS encoding SDR family NAD(P)-dependent oxidoreductase produces MDLNLSNRIALVTGSNRGTGECIAATLANEGACVVFHSNEEGLAQLAADKLPNACAVWGDISSDEGCEQVLRQTKELVGEVDILVNNYGTASAGKWAISTSHDWLDMYQKNVLSAARLIQGLVPAMKAKGWGRIVQLGTIGSHQPNSIMPHYYAAKGALATMSVSLTKELSHTGITVNTISPGYIRTAELEAGFRRRAEKKGWGDNWGDIVKQIVASEYPNPCGRIAERQEVADLVAFICSERAGFINGQNIRIDGGAVCYV; encoded by the coding sequence GTGGATTTAAACCTGAGTAATAGAATTGCGCTGGTCACTGGTAGCAATCGCGGTACTGGTGAGTGTATAGCGGCCACCTTGGCGAATGAGGGGGCTTGCGTGGTATTTCATAGCAATGAAGAGGGTCTCGCTCAGCTTGCTGCCGATAAACTCCCCAATGCTTGTGCGGTGTGGGGTGATATCAGTAGCGATGAAGGCTGCGAGCAAGTTTTGAGGCAAACCAAGGAGCTGGTGGGCGAGGTTGATATTTTAGTAAACAACTATGGCACAGCATCAGCAGGTAAGTGGGCGATTAGCACCAGTCACGATTGGCTGGATATGTATCAGAAAAATGTTTTGTCGGCGGCGCGATTAATACAGGGCTTGGTACCGGCAATGAAAGCGAAAGGCTGGGGGCGAATCGTTCAGCTTGGCACCATCGGCAGCCACCAACCCAATAGTATTATGCCGCATTATTACGCCGCTAAAGGTGCCTTGGCGACCATGAGCGTAAGTCTAACCAAGGAGTTGAGTCATACTGGTATTACCGTAAATACCATTTCGCCTGGCTATATTCGCACCGCCGAATTGGAAGCGGGTTTTCGCCGCAGAGCGGAGAAGAAAGGCTGGGGGGATAACTGGGGTGATATTGTGAAGCAAATTGTGGCCAGCGAGTACCCGAACCCCTGTGGCCGTATTGCTGAACGTCAGGAAGTGGCCGATTTAGTGGCGTTTATCTGCAGTGAGCGTGCGGGGTTTATCAATGGCCAAAATATTCGGATAGATGGTGGCGCTGTTTGCTATGTGTAG